CTGGCTCAAGGCCGCGTTCGGGTCTCCGTCCTTTTTGGACATCAGGGAAACCAGCGGCAGGTTGAGGCCGAATTCCGCCACCAGCAGGAGAATGCTGCCCAAGCCAATGGCCAGCATAAACTCCCCATACGTGGTGGAACTGACCCGGGCCAGGTAAATGAGGAAAACGGCTTGCAACGCCTCCCGGAACCACCGGGCGCTGAGCAGGTAGGCGAACTTCTGGAGGATGCGGGCAGGCGCGGACTCAATTCCTTTATTCCCCTCTCCCTTTGAGGGGAGAGGGTTAGGGTGAGGGGTAGACGGCTGGCTAGGGCTGCTCACAAGCATCAAATGCGGCCTTATCGTAAGTTTTTCCAGGTCCCCGACCACGGCTGCCTGAACCTTTTATATATATCAGATATTTCTGCTGCCGGTGAGGAAAAGTCTTTTTCGAAGGGAACGGACTCCGCCGCAGGCTGGCCCAGGGAAAGAGTTTGCCATGCGCTCACGCATGCTTTATCCTTATGGCCAGGGAAGAGTTATTCATGCCGGAGACCCCAAACGCTAGCTCAGAGAGCTGGTTTCACCGCAACCCCAAGAAGACCTTGGTTTTTTTTACCCTGTTTCTGATGCTGGCCGCAGCCTTTGCCGCAGAACAATATCTCCAATTCCGTAACCATCGCAAAGGGATAGTCTTATCCTCCGAAGGCGAAATTAGATATATCCGGCTGCGAGAGTACCGTCCCGGCACCCGCCTTCTGATGACCTTGCCGCAAAGCCATCTGCCCTACACCGACAATGTCTTTGACAAAGAATACCGCTTTGATATCGACAAAAACGGTTTTATCGCCCCTTCCCAAAAATATGACCACCCCGATAAGGTCATCGTCTTCCTGGGAGGGTCCACCACCGAATGCATGTATATGGACGAGGACCACCGCTTTCCTTATCTGGTGGGGAAGATTCTCGAGGGGGAGACGGGGGCAAAGATCAATTCCTACAACGGCGGGATGTCCGGCAACAACACCCTGCACGCCATCGATCTTTTGATCAACAAAGTAATTCCGTTGCATCCGCAAGTTGTTGTCTTCATGGAGAACATCAACGACCTGAGCACCCTCCTCTATGAAGGCACGTATTGGAACGAGCATAACGCCCGGGCGCCCCTGGAAACCTTAAAAAAGACCAGGCTGGTGGGCAAGCTTTTGAAAGAGATTCTTTTCCCCGAATTGAATCAAGCTTATCGAGTTTTAAAAGAAAGACTGGCCAGTAAGCCATGGGATGAATTTATGGGCGTCCGGGGGAAAAAGCTGACGTTTGATAAGACAACGTTTGTGCGTGAATTCGCCATGAATCTCAAGGCGCTGATCTGTATCTGCCAGGCCCATGAGATTATCCCGGTGTTGATGACCCAGGCCAACCGAATCACACCGCATCCCGACCCGGTGGTGGCGGCTTACATCGGGCGCTACGGCAATGATACCGGCATCGGCTATGCTCAGCTTAAAGATCTGTACGATGCCTTTAACGACACCATCCGGGAAGTGGGCCGGAAAAATCACGTCATGGTCATCGACCTGGCCAAAGAGATTCCCCCTAATAAGCACTACCTCTATGATATCGTCCACTTCAACGACGCCGGCTCCGAAATGGCAGCCCGGATCATCGCCAACCGCCTAAAAGGGCTTTTGACGCCGCAATAGCCGCATTCAGCACTTATTGCGCCTCGTTACGCTCTCGTTCCCCAAGTTCCAGCTTACGCCCTCGTTCCCAAGTTGCACTTGGGAACGCTATTTTCCGCCCAAGCTCTGCTTGGGCACCACTCGCAGGGGCGGGGTCTCCCCGCCCCTGCATTGCATTTAATCCGCTCTACCAAAGCTTCCCGGACATGGCCACCTTCACCGCCAGGGTCAGGCCGTCATGCTCCGGCGAATGACGGGGCAGGAAGCTGAGCAGGTGAACGGCGCGCCAGGCGGGGTGGCTCAAGATTTCCCGGTTGAAGTCCGCAGCTCCGGTGAATCCGGTATTGTCCGCCACCAACAGACCACCGGAGCGCAACAAGCCGCGGGCCAGGGACAGGGCCGGCAGGTAGGATTCCTTGTCGATGTCCAGGAAGATCAGGTCAAAGGTCTCGCCCATCGCGGCCATGAGATTCAGGGCCTCGCCCACCTTCACCTCCACCACGTCCGTAAGTCCGGCCCGGGCGAGGTTGGCCCGGGCTCGGGCGGCCATGGCCTCGTCGTACTCCAGGCTCACGACCCGGCCGTTGATCTCAGCGCAGGCCCGCCCCAGAAAAATGCCGGAATACCCCGTGGCCGTGCCCAATTCCAGGATACGGGTGGCACCTGTGGCTCGGGCCAAAACAAAGAGCAGCTCTCCCACCACCGGACCCACGATGGGGATGGCTTCACGTTTGGCCTCTTCCTCCAGCTCCAAGAGCAAGGCATCGCCTAAGGGCGCCAGGCCTCGGAAATAACCTTCCAAATCAGGTATCATGGCGCTCATGGTCCCTCCTAGTGTGATGTCCAGATGTTTTTTTTAAGATATTTCGGGGAATCCTGTAGGGGCGGACCTATGTGTCCGCCCTATTTGCGGGCGCACACGCAGGTGCGCCCCTACAAAACTCTTTTAAGATATAACTGGGACATAAAACTATCACGCCGTTTAGGAATTGAATGTCTCGAAATTCTTTTTGGTTTCGGGTAATATTATGGCAAGAAAGGGGGAGAAGGGGAAGCACAGATTGCCCGGAGTCCTGCGGTTCATGAATCGCCAAAAGCCCTGCTCCGGTGGATCAATGCCGCCACCTCCAGCCAGATACCCCTCACCCCGCCCACCGCTGGCGTTAAGCAGGCGTGACGGTCTCGCGTATGCACCTCCCACCAAAATTGCGCCAAGAATAATCATAGTGTGGTAAAATAAACTATTACAGCTTAAGGGTTAAAGCACAGCATGGCAAAAGAGAAGAAACTCCGCAGCAAACCCCTGGCTTGGCTGTTGTCCTCCACCAAGGAGCAAGCCAAGGACACCGGCATGGCCATGGTGTTGATCTGTCTGCTTCTGGGCTATTGGGACAAGTTCCCCAAGTTCCCCAAGTTCCTCCCCGTGAGTCTGACGCTGTTGCTCATCACCATGATCTGGCCCAACGCCTTTCGGCCCCTGGCCACCCTCTGGTTCGGCCTCTCCCATGTCCTGAGCCGCGTCGTCTCCCGGGTCATCTTGACGGTGTTGTATTTTCTGCTGGTCACTCCCGTCGGCCTCATCCGGCGCCTGGGCGGCGCCGACGCCCTGAAATTGAAACAATGGAAACAAGGCCGCGACTCGGTCTTCATCGTCCGCCAAGGAGTCATCCAGGGAAAAGACCTGGAGAACCCTTATTGAGTTCAAAGTTCAAAGTTCAAGGTCAGGTCACAGGCCTTAACTTTGAACCTTGAACATTGAACTATAAACTCATTCCC
This window of the Desulfobaccales bacterium genome carries:
- a CDS encoding SGNH/GDSL hydrolase family protein produces the protein MPETPNASSESWFHRNPKKTLVFFTLFLMLAAAFAAEQYLQFRNHRKGIVLSSEGEIRYIRLREYRPGTRLLMTLPQSHLPYTDNVFDKEYRFDIDKNGFIAPSQKYDHPDKVIVFLGGSTTECMYMDEDHRFPYLVGKILEGETGAKINSYNGGMSGNNTLHAIDLLINKVIPLHPQVVVFMENINDLSTLLYEGTYWNEHNARAPLETLKKTRLVGKLLKEILFPELNQAYRVLKERLASKPWDEFMGVRGKKLTFDKTTFVREFAMNLKALICICQAHEIIPVLMTQANRITPHPDPVVAAYIGRYGNDTGIGYAQLKDLYDAFNDTIREVGRKNHVMVIDLAKEIPPNKHYLYDIVHFNDAGSEMAARIIANRLKGLLTPQ
- a CDS encoding class I SAM-dependent methyltransferase; protein product: MSAMIPDLEGYFRGLAPLGDALLLELEEEAKREAIPIVGPVVGELLFVLARATGATRILELGTATGYSGIFLGRACAEINGRVVSLEYDEAMAARARANLARAGLTDVVEVKVGEALNLMAAMGETFDLIFLDIDKESYLPALSLARGLLRSGGLLVADNTGFTGAADFNREILSHPAWRAVHLLSFLPRHSPEHDGLTLAVKVAMSGKLW